ATGCAAGCTGCTGTAATGTAAGATCGTGTTGAAGGAAAAACTTGGTGTTTTCGCACAGGTCGGTAAGCATCTTACCAATGTCTGTGTGAAGGCTGGTGTTAATGCCTGTTTCTTTTATTTCTTCCTCTTGTTCGCTTTTCTTAATCTCCAATATCTGCAAGGTCTCAACGCGCCAAAGAAGAAAAGCGATGATGACGATGGTGTTGATTTGTGACAGATATTCTCTCACCATGTCTCCAGGATTGGTGGTGTAGGCCTGATAAATGATGCATACAATAATCACGAACAGCAAACTCTGCCATACCTCCTTGTGCTCAAGGTCGGCAAAATTTTCGCGCAGCCAGCGACTGTAGTGATAAAGTGCGTAAATATAATATCCTATGAATACCAGAATAACGGCTCCCTGCCAATAATGAGTGAGGAAGAGTGAGCTGTCGTTGTGAGTAGAGATTCCTATGCAGGCAGCCGCAACGGTTGGAACTTGCACCAGAAACCAGGGCCATATTCGGCGGTCTCTGTCTTGCAACATGCGTAGCAGCATGGCCATTGCCAGTGGCACGAGGGTGATATGGTCAAGTGTTACGGCAATGATGTTGCGCACCAGGCGGTCT
The sequence above is a segment of the Prevotella sp. E9-3 genome. Coding sequences within it:
- a CDS encoding AraC family transcriptional regulator, whose amino-acid sequence is MYAEQSIQDIIFLMLYGGVAMLALIASLYLCLRRNNGIASDIIPPKALRYWTSAFFMASALSHIWWFLFGNHWLTEDRLVRNIIAVTLDHITLVPLAMAMLLRMLQDRDRRIWPWFLVQVPTVAAACIGISTHNDSSLFLTHYWQGAVILVFIGYYIYALYHYSRWLRENFADLEHKEVWQSLLFVIIVCIIYQAYTTNPGDMVREYLSQINTIVIIAFLLWRVETLQILEIKKSEQEEEIKETGINTSLHTDIGKMLTDLCENTKFFLQHDLTLQQLASTLGTNRTYLSKYFSDHGTTYNAYINSLRIEHGIKTYQEAITAGRTILAQELASDCGFKSYSTFASVFKHLKGQSFTEWAKKQSQQ